The segment AACCTCGGTCTGTCACACACACGTTTTCGTGTGGCACCGAGGGATGTGAGGGGCGTACTACGACGCAGGGAGCCGATCGGGTCGACTCGCAAGTGGTTCCACCTTACAGCATGGCCGTTTCGGCGCTCAGTGGGCTCCCGAGTACCGTTCGCCGACCGGGATCTCGACGGCCACGGTGTTGCCGGGCTGCGCCAGCGGGCAGGCCCACGCCGGGTCGTAGGCGCAGCTCGGGTTGTAGGCGAAGTTGAAGTCGACGACGACGGTGCCCGCCTCGGATCCTGCGCCCAGGTCGGCGCCCTTCACGGTGTCGAGGAGGTACCGGCCGCCGCCGTAGGTTCCCCCGGGGCGGCCGGCGAGGGCGTCCTTGACGGGCAGGAACAGGCCGCCGCCGTACGACGCGAGGCGCCAGACGTCGAGAGTGCCGACACCGGGCACGTCGACCACGCCGAGCAGATCGAACGGCACATCGCCGTCGGTGCCGGTGGGGACGGTCATCCTGCGGGCCTCGGTCGGCAGGATCGGGAGCTCGAAGCGCCAGTCGCGGTCGTACGGCTTCGTGGGCAGGCCGGTGAAGACCTCACGGTCCTCGGGCAGGAGCGGCGTGGACGGGTGGTTCGCGAACAGGTCGTCGCGAGTGCGCCGCCACAGGTCGTGGGCCGACTCGAGGTCGGTCGCCTCGCGGACCCGGCGGTACAGGTCGTGGATGGTCCGGCGCCACTCGGCGACGTCGAGGGCTGCGCGGGCAGGATCCGCGGGGCCGGCGGCGACGGCGGGGTCTGCGGTGCGGGTCGGGTCGGCGGGGTCTGCGGTGGTCACGGTCTCACGGTACGTCGTGGGCGGGGTCGGTGTCCGGGCCTGCCCTGACTCGGGCCCGTCGAGACTCCACGACTCGCTGCTCATCTTTCGTGGGCCGTGGCGTGTTGTGGAGTCTCGCCCGGGGGGTGCAGCGCGGGGTGCGGCGCGGGCCCTGGTGAGACTCCACGTTTGGCCACGCCCGGCGAAAGTGAGTGGCGTGTTGTGGAGTCTCGCGGGGGGAGCAGCGCGGGGTGCGGCGCGGGCCCTGGTGAGACTCCACGTTTGGCCACGCCCGGCGAAAGTGAGTGGCGTGTTGTGGAGTCTCGCGGGGCGAGCGGGGGGTGCGGCGCGGGGCGGGGCGTCGCCGGAGCGGCGTCAGCGTGGGACGGGGGTGGTCCAGGTGGGGGCGAGCATCCGCATCCGGGCCGCGCGCCACTGCCAGACGAGCCACAGCCCGGGCCACAGCAGCGGCGTGAGAACGCCCGCGTGGAACTCCATCCGGTCGCGCAGGAGCGTCAGCCCCCCGGGCGCCGGCGACACGGCCATCCGGTGCCGGATCCGCATCAGCCGGAACGACCCGTCGATGCCGCGGCCGGTGTCCTCCTGCACGCGCGCCCCGAGGGCCTCGTAGAAGCGGAGGTGCACGTGGGTCCGTCCCAGGGAGAAGACCCCGAGGATCCTGGCGCTCACGGGGTGCTCCGCCGTGTCCCAGCGCCGCGGGAACCCGCCCTGCTCCTCGGAGCGGTAGACAAGCATCGGCTTGGTGACGGCGACCATGACCTGCGGGTTCCGGAGGGCGTCGACCGCCGCGTCGGGCGAGCAGGCGAGGGTGAGCTTGAGCTGCACGTGCATGACGCCAGTCTGCACCCGTTCCCGATGCCGGGCCGGGCCTCGCTACCCTGGATCGCATGCACGACCAGCAGCGCTACCAGGTCCGCTTCGACTGGGGAGAGGCGGGGGCCCGCAGGATCGCGCGCACCGCCCACGTGGTGGTCGTCGCCGACGAACTCGACTCCCACGGCCGCGCCTCCGGGGCGCAGCTCGCCGCCGCGATCGCCGAGACCGCGGGGGAGCGCCAGGCCGTGCTCTGCGCGACCGAGGCGTCGTCGGTCGACGCGGCCGCCTGGATCCTGCGCCTGCAGGAGTCGCTCGGGGACCGGGCGGTGGTCGCCGTCGTCGCGGCCGGGTCGCTCGACGACGACGGGTTCCGCGCGGCCGTCGAGGACCAGTTCGCGGCCGGAGCCGTGATCGACGCGCTCGCCGAGGTCGGGATCGACTTCGCGAGTCCCGAGGCGGCAGCGGCCTGCGCCGGGTTCGTGGGCCTGCGCCGGGCGACGGGGCACCTCCTGACGGCGTCGGTCTCGGCGGAGCGGGGGGAACGCGGAGCCGCGGGAGCGCGGGAGCAGCGGCTCGGGCATCCTGCGGTGTGCGCCGTCCTGCGGGAATTCAGCGCTTCGGCGTAGCGTTGGACCGGTACATCCGCGATCGAGGAGGACCCATGAAGGCAGTGCTGAACGACGGAACCGTGGTGGCCGAAGCGCCCCAGGAAGACCTCATCAAGATCGAGGGCAACTGGTACTTCCCGCCGGCGAGCGTCAACGACGCCCTCCTCGAGAAGAGCCCGACGCCCTACACCTGCCCGTGGAAGGGCGAGTGCCAGTACTTCACGGTCAACGGCCTGCAGGATCGCGCCTTCAGCTACCCGACCCCCTACCCGACCGCGTTCGAGCGCGTCGGCAAGGACTTCTCGAACTACGTGGCGTTCTGGAAGGACGTCCAGGTCGTCGAGTAGGCGCGTCAGCCGTCGGTCGGTGCCGGTGCCGGCGTCGCGTCGGCGTTCGCCCGGGCGGCGGCTCGGGCCCGGTGCGCCCTGACCTTCGCCCGGTTGCCGCACTTCTGCATGGAGCACCAGCGTCGGCTCCCCGCGCGGGAGTCGTCGTGGAAGATCAGGCGGCAGTCGTCGGCGGCGCACCGGCGCAGGCGGGCGTCGCCCTCGGCGGTGAAACCGACCTCGGCGAAGAGCCGCACCGCGTCGCGCGCCAGAGACGACAGCGCCTGGCCGAGCCGCAGCCGCCCGGCTCCGGCCTGGCGGCGCCCGCCCGGCAGGGACGGCGGCACGTCGGGCAGGGCGGCGAAGAGATTCAGCGTGTCGATGTCGCCGGCACCCGGTCCGGATGCGTCGGGCAGGTGGCCGTCGGCAGCGGACGTGGCGAGGCGGGCTATCGCGTCGCGGAGGCCCCGGGCATCCTGCAGTTCTCGCTCGGTCGTGCCGGCCGCGAGGCCGTCGAAGCGCTCGCCCAGCCAGACCTCGAGGTCGGCCGGGACGAGCAGGCCGTCCCAGCCCGGTCCGGGGAGACCGGCCGCCGGGCCGAACCCGGCGTGGTCGTCGAAGCCGCCGAGATAGGCGAAGTCGAGGCTCACCGCGCCGGCGTCGAGGTGCCAGCGCGTGCCGGAGGGGGAGTCGAACCACTGGCCTAAGAGCATGTAACCACCGTAGCCGGTGTGTGTCGCTCCCGTGAGACTCCAAGACACGCTGCTCACCTTCGGTGAGCCGCGGCACATCGTGGAGTCTCGCTGGGCGGGGGGCGGGCGGCGTCGGGCGTGAGACTCCACGATGTGGGGCGTTTCACGAAGGTGAGCGGCGTGTTGTGGAGTCTCGCTGGGCCGGGCCGGGCCGGGCCTGGGCGGGGCGTGCGGCGTCGGGCCTGAGACTCCACGATGTGCGGCGTTTCACGAAGGTGAGCGGCGTGTTGTGGAGTCTCGCCGGGCCTGGGCGAGCCGGGCCGGCGCGGGCGAGCAGTGGGGGCGGGGCAGCTGGGTCAGTGCGCTAGACCGCGCGACGCTCCCACGTGATGAGGTGCGCGGGGTCGTAGCGGCGGGCGCACCGGCCGCAGGCCAGCGGCTTCGCCGGTCGGCGGTAGCGGTAGTGGTCGTGTCCGGCGGGGCACCGCCCCACCCACGGCGCGAGCTCCGACGCGATCGCCCCGTCGTGCAGCCGGTCGCCGACGTAGCCGATCTCGGCACCGACCCGGCGCCACGCCGGACCGTGCCCCGCGCGCGACCCCGCGATCGCGTGCGCCACCTCGTGCAGCAGCACCTGGTGGATCTCGTCGTCTCCGTACCGGTCGGCCAGGTGCTTCGACACGGTGATCCGGTGCGTCGTGTAGTTGCAGAGTCCGGCGCGCGTCTTGGCGTTGTCGAACCCGAAGCTCCACACGGAGGCGTCGAGGTGCAACGCGATGAGCGCGTCCGCCCAGTGGCGGACCCGGTCGAGGTCGGCCACGCCCGTCAGGAGCGGTCGCGGGGCGGCGTCTTCGCGTTCGACGCGTCGAAGGCGCCCCAGATGCTGCGGGCGGCCTTGCGGGCTCGGCTGACCTCGGCGTCGAAGCCGGAGGCCTGGGGCTCGTCGTCCTCGTTGCGGTCCTCGTCGTCGATGATGCGGCGTCCGCTGCCGGGGGCGGTCGCGTGCGGGACGGCGATGGCCTGCGTCTCGACGCCGATCGACGCGGCGTCGGGCACGGGGCCGTCGACGGCGTCGGGGTCGAGTCGCTCGGCGGCGTCGGGCGACAGGCGGGCAGGAGCCTCGGGCGCCTGCTCCGGCGTGCCCAGGTACGCGGGCGACCCGGTCGTGCGGAACAGCGGGGTGGGGTTCGTGTCGTGGAGGTCGCCCTCGCTCGACTCGCCCATCAGGGTGCCCGGCGCATCGACGACGATCGGCGTGACCATCGGTTCGCGGGGCTCGTCGACCACGAGGATCGAGTCGGAGACGACAGGCTCGTCGAAGGGCGCCGGCGCGGAGCCCTGCAGGATCGCGCGCATGACGCCCTCGATAGCGACGCGGAGACCGTTGGTCCGTTCGGCCGGCGCACCGGCCTTCTCGTACGCCGCGAGCGCGTCGGTGAGGGCCGTGCGGGCCTCCTCGTAGCGCTGGAGGTCGTAGAGCGTGTAGCCCTCGAGCTCGGCGGCGGCCGCCTCGAGCTCGTGCCACTCCTCGGTGGCCGCGGAGATGCGGCTCGTGTGGAGGTCGTTCAGGGCCCGCTCGAGGCGGCCCTGCTCCTTGAAGACGTAGGCGCGCCGGATGCGGGCGGCCGTCGAGTCGGCCCGGTCACCGGTGAAGTGCGCGAGACGGAAGGCCTCCTCGGCGATCGCGAGGGCCTCGTCGAGCCGCCCGAGCATGCGGAGCAGGTCGGCCCGCTCGCCGAGGGCGGCGGTGCTCCTGCTCGCACCGAGCTCCGACAGCCGGTGCTCGATGGCGGAGGCGTCGATCGCGGGGCGGAGGCTGACCGGGTCGAAGTGCGCGTTCGACGACGAGCCGCTCGGCACGATGGGCGCCGTGAGGCTCGGAGGCACGGGATGGCTGGTCGGGCCGCCGTGCGCGTCGTTGTCGGGGTGGTCGTGCTCGGTCATCGAGTACGAGGGTAGTCGCGCGGAGCCGGATCGGGGTGATCGGCGCGCGAGGTCGGTCAGACGGCGACGGCGACCGGCTGCTCGTGGCGGGCGAGGGCGGCGCGGAGCGGCCAGTCCTGACCCTCGAGGATGAGCTGCGCCGAGGCGCCCGTCGAGGCGTTGACGACGATGGGTGCCATGAGGTTGACGGTCGTGCCGGTCGGCGCCGGGTTGGCGACGACGAGGAGCAGGGCATCCTGCGGTCGCGTGACTCCGAGGGAGCTGCTCTGCTCGTCGGTGATGTACGGCGAGTAGTCGGGCAGGTGCACGGCGGCGTCGACGACGAAGAGGCGCGAGCGGGGTGTGCCGGCGGTGCTCAGGGCGTAGAGGCCGTTCGCGCCCTCGATCTCGTCCAGGACGAAATCGACGGCGGGGTCGAGGCCGGGAGGGGGCGTGACGAAGGTCAGGGAAGCGCTCATCGGAGGAAGTCCATCAGGGTCGGCTGGATCACCTTGGCGGTGACAGCGAGGGCGGCTTGGTAGGAGACCTGCTGGGTCTGCAGGTCGAGGAAGGCTTTCGCCTGATCGAGGTCCTCGATGCCGGAGCGCTGGTTCTCCAGCGAGATCGAGGAGTTCTTGAGGGTGTCCTGGGCGCGTTCGAGCTGCGACTGACGCACGCCGACGTCCGACCAGGCGCCGCGCACGGCGGTGAGCCGGGAGTCGATCCCCGCGAGCTGCGGGCCGATGTTGACGCCGGAGCGGAGGTCGCTGACGATCGAGTCGACGAGGCCGAAGACCGAGTCCGCGCCGGTGCCGAAGACGGCGGAGCCGTCCGTGTCGACCTGCACGGTCGTGCCGTCGGCGATGCGCCTCTGGACGCTGCTGCCCGCCGTCCCGGTGAAGGTCGGCGGCGTGCCGGCCTGGAACGCGACTCCGGCGTCGGAGTTGCCGGCGAAGATCGACCGCCCCTGGAAGGTCGTGTTCGCCGAGGCCATCAGGTCGGATTTCAACCCGACGAGCTCGGTGGCGATGGCCTCCTTGGCCGTCGGGGACATCGCGCCGTCGTTCGCTCCCTGGACGGTGAGGTCCCGGATGCGGTTGAGCACGTTGACCGTCGACGACAGCGCCGAGTCGGTGGTCTGGAGCCAGCCGACGCCGTCGTCCGCGTTGCGCGAGTACTGCGCGTTGGCGCTCTGCTGGGCGCGGACGAGGAGCGACTGCCCGGTGCCGAGCGGATCGTCCGACGGCTTCTGGATCGCCTTCAGCGAGGACGCCTGGTCCTGGAGCTGCGCGAGGCGCGCGGCGCTCGCCTGCAGGTGCCGCTGCGACGCCATCGCGGTGGTCTGGTTGGTGACGCGTCCGAGCATCAGGCCGCCCCCACGTGTCCGAGGTGGTTGATGAGGGTGTCGAGCATCTCGTCGACCGCCGTCATGACGCGCGCGGCGCCCTGGTAGGCGTGCTGGAACGTCAGCATGTTGACGTTCTCCTCGTCGAGGTCGACGCCGGCGGTCGAGGCCTGCTGCGTCTTGGCGGCGGTGCCGGCGAGCGTGGCGCGGTCGGAGGCGTTGATCTCGGCCTTGGCCGTCGCGCCCGTCGAGGTGACGAAGGAGGCCCAGGCCCGGTCGGGAGCGGCGGGTCCGGTGCCGAGCTGCGACACCCGGTCGGCGATCGTGCCGTCGAGCGCCCCGGCTCCGGGTGTGCCCGTCTGCAGGTCGGCGGCGGAGGTCGGCACGACGGAGAGGCCGGTCGCCGCGGGGCCCGATGCCGCGAGGGCGAAGAAGTTCTGACCGGTCGACCCGGACGGCGTCGAGCCGGTCGAGTAGACGGCGTTGACGGCTCCGGCGAGCTGCGTGGCGAAGGCGTCGTAGGTCGCTGCGGCTTCGGCCAGGACGCCGCCCGACCCCTGGCCGTCCGCGGGGGCGAGGACGGAGAGGGCTCCGGCGAGCTGTCCGCCGTCGAGTCCGACGCTCGCGCCGGGGCGGTGGCTCCACTCGAGCGTCACGGGGGCACCGGCGGCGCCCTCGATCGTCGTCGCGCCGGCGACCCGCACGGTGCGGGCGGTGTCGCCGGAGACGAGGGCGTTGCCGCCGACGAGGACGTCGACGGTGCCGTCCGCGTTCTGGTGCACCGTGCCTCCCGCCAGCTTCGCGATGTTCTCGGTCAGGGTCGAGCGCTTGTCGATCAGCTCGTTGACGGTGCTGCCGGTGGTGAGGCCGGCGCGGATCTGCACGTTGAGGTCGGCGACCTGCGCGGCGCTCGAATTGAGGTCGGTGGCGAGCGAGTCGACGGCGGTGCGCGTGGCGGACCACTGCCCGCTCACGGCCTGGTAGCCGTCGCTGATCGTCGAGGCGATCGACTTCGCACCGGCGAGGAGGGTCGCGGCGGGAGCCGTCTGACCGGGTCCGTTCGCCACGCCCTGCCAGGACGACCAGAAGGCGGTGAGCTTCGCCGAGAGACCGTTGGTGCCGGGTTCGTTGAGGGAGCCCTCGAGGTTCGACAGGACGCTGGAGCGCACGGTGGTGTAGCCGGAGGCGGAGGCCGTGGCCCGCACCTGGGCGTCGAGCTGGGCGTCGCCCAGGCGGGCGATGCCGTCGATGGAGACGCCCTGTCCGATCGGCGTGCCACGGCTGAAGAGGCCGGCCTGCACGGCCGAGATCGACGACGTGGTGACCCGCTGGCGGGTGTAGCCCTCCGTCGTCGCGTTGGTGATGTTCTGGCCGACGACGTCGAGCCCGGCGCGCGCGGCGGTCAGGCCGCGGTAGGCCGTGTTGAGTCCGGAGAAGGTGCTCATCGCTCTAGAGCCGCCCGTCGAAGAAGTGGCTGCCGGCGGCGGTCGTGCGCCCGGCTCCGCGGGCGTCGTAGGTCGCAGGATCCGCGGAGACGGTGGCGAGGGTCTCCTGCGTCGATCGCGCCGCGGCCCGGAGGAACTGCTCGTTCTCGTCGCGCAGCTGCTTGATCTGGCGGGTGAGCTCGGTCATGGCGCGCAGGTGCGAGGAGAAGATGTCGGCCCAGGGGCCGTCGGGTGCGTGGTCCACGAGTTCGCGGAGCGGCGTCTCGCCGTGCGTGCCCCACTCCTCGGCGACGACGGCAACCTCGACGGTGCGCTCGAGGCCCGCCGCGCGAAGGCGGTCGAGGACCTGCTCGACCTCACGGGTGGCGTGTTCGATCCAGCGGGACTTGCCCGCGGTGAGGAGCAGCTGCTCCTCCTCGAGCTTGAACGTCAGAAGCTCCAGGAGCTCGCGCTCACGCCAGAGCACGGCGGACAGTTCGTTCACGCCCACGGTCCCTCCTTCATACGGCTGTGAGCGCCCGCCTCCGAGGGCCGGCGCCACAGAGAGCCGTTTCGCTCTCGGGGGTGACTATCGGCCAGGGTGCGCGCGCCGTAAGCACGAGTCGCGAGCGGGGTGGGACAAGGCCCCCTTCGGGGGTGAAAAAGCCCGGAATTCCGCCGATGTCCTCCTAAATGACGACACCCCAAACCCCCGTAGTGGGGGCTTTCCGGCCTTCCTTCGGGCTCCCCCTCCTCGCTAGTTTTGAGGAGCAGGCAGATCACGCCTCATCGACGCGAAGCCCTTCTGGTCGGTCGTCGGAATCACGAGTCACCCGCCGCATCCTGCGGCACCTCCTCCTTTCGAATCGTCTTCGTCGACCCCTGTCGACGAGGCGATCCGTCATGCCGATTTTCGATGAACCGGGGCCACGATGAACAAGACGGAACGCAACGCGATGGTGGTCCAGAACCTCCCGCTCGTGGGCTACCTCGTCTCCGAGGTCTGCGCCCGGGCGACGCACCTCAGTCGCGACGACCTCGCCTCGGCGGGCGCCCTCGCCCTGGTCCAGGCCGCGGATGCGTTCGACCCGACGCAGGGTGTCCCGTTCGGTGCCTACGCCCGGACCCGCATCATGGGCTCCTTCGCCGACGACATGCGCTCGAGCGACTGGGCCAGCCGCGGCACCCGCAAGCGCATCAAGGAGACGCTGGCCACGCAGGAGACGCTGACCGCCGCCCTGGGACGCACCCCCTCCGTGGACGAGATCGCCTCGTCGCTCGGCGTGGACCGCAAGACGGCCACGGACGCGCTCACGGACGCGGCGCGCACCGTCACCGCGATCGACGAGACCGTCGCCGACCAGCTGGCGGCCGACATCATCCTGCCCGAGGAGACGCTCCTGGAGCAGGAGCGCACCCGGTACCTCCGCGCCGCCGTCGAGGCCCTGCCCGACAAGATGCGCTTCATCGTCGAGAACGTCTACTTCGGCGACCGCAGCGTTACCGAGGTCGCCGAGGAGCTCGGCATCACGCACTCCGCCGTCTCGCAGCAGCGGACCGAGGCGATCCGGCTCCTGCGCGACGCCCTCAACACCCACTACGCCGACGACCCCGAGCGCGAG is part of the Frondihabitans sp. 762G35 genome and harbors:
- a CDS encoding tetratricopeptide repeat protein gives rise to the protein MTEHDHPDNDAHGGPTSHPVPPSLTAPIVPSGSSSNAHFDPVSLRPAIDASAIEHRLSELGASRSTAALGERADLLRMLGRLDEALAIAEEAFRLAHFTGDRADSTAARIRRAYVFKEQGRLERALNDLHTSRISAATEEWHELEAAAAELEGYTLYDLQRYEEARTALTDALAAYEKAGAPAERTNGLRVAIEGVMRAILQGSAPAPFDEPVVSDSILVVDEPREPMVTPIVVDAPGTLMGESSEGDLHDTNPTPLFRTTGSPAYLGTPEQAPEAPARLSPDAAERLDPDAVDGPVPDAASIGVETQAIAVPHATAPGSGRRIIDDEDRNEDDEPQASGFDAEVSRARKAARSIWGAFDASNAKTPPRDRS
- the flgK gene encoding flagellar hook-associated protein FlgK, whose product is MSTFSGLNTAYRGLTAARAGLDVVGQNITNATTEGYTRQRVTTSSISAVQAGLFSRGTPIGQGVSIDGIARLGDAQLDAQVRATASASGYTTVRSSVLSNLEGSLNEPGTNGLSAKLTAFWSSWQGVANGPGQTAPAATLLAGAKSIASTISDGYQAVSGQWSATRTAVDSLATDLNSSAAQVADLNVQIRAGLTTGSTVNELIDKRSTLTENIAKLAGGTVHQNADGTVDVLVGGNALVSGDTARTVRVAGATTIEGAAGAPVTLEWSHRPGASVGLDGGQLAGALSVLAPADGQGSGGVLAEAAATYDAFATQLAGAVNAVYSTGSTPSGSTGQNFFALAASGPAATGLSVVPTSAADLQTGTPGAGALDGTIADRVSQLGTGPAAPDRAWASFVTSTGATAKAEINASDRATLAGTAAKTQQASTAGVDLDEENVNMLTFQHAYQGAARVMTAVDEMLDTLINHLGHVGAA
- the flgL gene encoding flagellar hook-associated protein FlgL is translated as MLGRVTNQTTAMASQRHLQASAARLAQLQDQASSLKAIQKPSDDPLGTGQSLLVRAQQSANAQYSRNADDGVGWLQTTDSALSSTVNVLNRIRDLTVQGANDGAMSPTAKEAIATELVGLKSDLMASANTTFQGRSIFAGNSDAGVAFQAGTPPTFTGTAGSSVQRRIADGTTVQVDTDGSAVFGTGADSVFGLVDSIVSDLRSGVNIGPQLAGIDSRLTAVRGAWSDVGVRQSQLERAQDTLKNSSISLENQRSGIEDLDQAKAFLDLQTQQVSYQAALAVTAKVIQPTLMDFLR
- a CDS encoding SprT-like domain-containing protein; this translates as MADLDRVRHWADALIALHLDASVWSFGFDNAKTRAGLCNYTTHRITVSKHLADRYGDDEIHQVLLHEVAHAIAGSRAGHGPAWRRVGAEIGYVGDRLHDGAIASELAPWVGRCPAGHDHYRYRRPAKPLACGRCARRYDPAHLITWERRAV
- a CDS encoding CGNR zinc finger domain-containing protein — protein: MLLGQWFDSPSGTRWHLDAGAVSLDFAYLGGFDDHAGFGPAAGLPGPGWDGLLVPADLEVWLGERFDGLAAGTTERELQDARGLRDAIARLATSAADGHLPDASGPGAGDIDTLNLFAALPDVPPSLPGGRRQAGAGRLRLGQALSSLARDAVRLFAEVGFTAEGDARLRRCAADDCRLIFHDDSRAGSRRWCSMQKCGNRAKVRAHRARAAARANADATPAPAPTDG
- a CDS encoding flagellar protein FlgN, which gives rise to MGVNELSAVLWRERELLELLTFKLEEEQLLLTAGKSRWIEHATREVEQVLDRLRAAGLERTVEVAVVAEEWGTHGETPLRELVDHAPDGPWADIFSSHLRAMTELTRQIKQLRDENEQFLRAAARSTQETLATVSADPATYDARGAGRTTAAGSHFFDGRL
- a CDS encoding flagellar assembly protein FliW, whose protein sequence is MSASLTFVTPPPGLDPAVDFVLDEIEGANGLYALSTAGTPRSRLFVVDAAVHLPDYSPYITDEQSSSLGVTRPQDALLLVVANPAPTGTTVNLMAPIVVNASTGASAQLILEGQDWPLRAALARHEQPVAVAV
- a CDS encoding DUF1684 domain-containing protein, giving the protein MTTADPADPTRTADPAVAAGPADPARAALDVAEWRRTIHDLYRRVREATDLESAHDLWRRTRDDLFANHPSTPLLPEDREVFTGLPTKPYDRDWRFELPILPTEARRMTVPTGTDGDVPFDLLGVVDVPGVGTLDVWRLASYGGGLFLPVKDALAGRPGGTYGGGRYLLDTVKGADLGAGSEAGTVVVDFNFAYNPSCAYDPAWACPLAQPGNTVAVEIPVGERYSGAH
- a CDS encoding sigma-70 family RNA polymerase sigma factor; amino-acid sequence: MNKTERNAMVVQNLPLVGYLVSEVCARATHLSRDDLASAGALALVQAADAFDPTQGVPFGAYARTRIMGSFADDMRSSDWASRGTRKRIKETLATQETLTAALGRTPSVDEIASSLGVDRKTATDALTDAARTVTAIDETVADQLAADIILPEETLLEQERTRYLRAAVEALPDKMRFIVENVYFGDRSVTEVAEELGITHSAVSQQRTEAIRLLRDALNTHYADDPEREVALEARTAPARRAAYLSRVASNAVVGIGLALHENRVVQSEAAAS
- a CDS encoding DUF427 domain-containing protein: MKAVLNDGTVVAEAPQEDLIKIEGNWYFPPASVNDALLEKSPTPYTCPWKGECQYFTVNGLQDRAFSYPTPYPTAFERVGKDFSNYVAFWKDVQVVE